The genomic interval AAACCGATCGCTCAACCATCCCGCCGGAACTTGCGATAAGGCATACGACCAAAAGAACAGACTCAGAAACCAGCTCATCTGCGTTTGAGTCATCTGCAGATCTTCGCGAATCCGTTCCGACGCGATTCCCACCGCATATCGGTCGAGATACAGCAGACAGCCCATGACGGTCAGCATTCCCGTCAATTGAATCCGCACACTTGTCGACCGTGCAGCCGCGGGTTGAGCATCAACGAAGGACTCGGCCAATTTCGAACTGCCGCGTTTCGCCTCGGCTTCGACGTCACTCATATGCAGGATACTTCGCTCCAGGTTGACAGGCCGTCCATTTGCCGCGTTTACAAACCGACACCGCGATCAATCGTTCCGACGCGATCCGCGTTTGTGATTCCGAATCTGTCAAGGGAAATTCACCGCGTTGTCGCTTCAAGAGCACAATGTCAGCTTGCTTCCCTGCTTGCAAGCTTCCCAGGCGATCCTGTTTCCCCATTGCGGATGCTGGAAGAAATGTCGATGCGCGAATGATCTGTTCCAGCGGCATCCCCAGATACAAGAACTTGCTCATCGTCGTCGGCAAGTCGACCACCGGTGCCTTCAAATTGAATTGATGAATATCGGTGCTGATCGTATCTGGCCAGAAGCCGAATTTCTGACAGGCCGGTTCGGCGACGCGCCACACGAATGCGCCCAGGCCGTGACCAACATCGAACAACACACCGCGCGCACGCGCCTCTAATAAGGCCTCAATTGGAGCCCCATCTGGATCAAAAGCATGATCGGGATGGGGATGATAGAGATGCGTATACGTGTCACCGGCACGCAGTGCTTTCAGGACCGTCGTATTCGGAATCCGCGACGCCGCGTGGTGAATCATGCATGGCAGCCCGAGCTGCTCGGCAGCTGCAAACACGCCGTGGAACCCGGCCAGTTCGTTCTTCTCTTCGAAGTTCGCCAACCCCGAGGTCAAACGGACTTTCATCCCGACGATCCGATCGGGATACTTTAGTGCGCATTGCACTGCCGAAGGGACGTCGGCATGCCGCCCATCGTTGAGATCTCCCATAAAGGGGGGAAACTCGGGGTGCCCCTGGATCGCACCGATCATTGAGATATTTAGCAAGGCGTAGATATCTTCATCGGCTGGCCGAATAATGAACCTCTCAAAGTTCGGATACGTCAACGAACCGGCGGTTCCCGTATCGAGCATCGACGTGACACCCGTTCGCAACCCTGCATCAACGGGATCAACCGAATAGAGCCCAATTCCGCTGAAGACATGGGTATGCAGATCGATCAGTCCCGGCGCGACAATCAGACCATCCGCCTCGATCAGTTTGTCTCCCGCCGGGGCAAGATTTGAACTGATTTCGGAGATCACCCCGTCGGTGACACGAATGTCCACTCGTTCCGCAGGTCCCCCCAGGCCATTGTGCACTTCACCATTCTTGATCAGATAGCCAGAATTCTTCATGGAGTGGACCGCTTACGATGTGATGAAACGATGGCACGAACGGCCGCGACGATTTCGTCTGCGTCCCCGGGCAGTAAGCATTGGGCATACAAATAGGCACGGTCTGCGGATTGTTCGTCTTCGGCCAGCAAGATTTTTCGTGGCCGCAAGCGAAGCGCGAGAATCAATTCGAGAACCGAGATTCCGTCGGGACCTCGCCCCGATTCAATGCAGAGCAGGGGATATGGCTGCCCATTCGCCGCCTGCGCGAGCTTCGTGATTTGTAAACCGCCCAGACCTTGCACACCTTCG from Schlesneria paludicola DSM 18645 carries:
- a CDS encoding amidohydrolase family protein; its protein translation is MKNSGYLIKNGEVHNGLGGPAERVDIRVTDGVISEISSNLAPAGDKLIEADGLIVAPGLIDLHTHVFSGIGLYSVDPVDAGLRTGVTSMLDTGTAGSLTYPNFERFIIRPADEDIYALLNISMIGAIQGHPEFPPFMGDLNDGRHADVPSAVQCALKYPDRIVGMKVRLTSGLANFEEKNELAGFHGVFAAAEQLGLPCMIHHAASRIPNTTVLKALRAGDTYTHLYHPHPDHAFDPDGAPIEALLEARARGVLFDVGHGLGAFVWRVAEPACQKFGFWPDTISTDIHQFNLKAPVVDLPTTMSKFLYLGMPLEQIIRASTFLPASAMGKQDRLGSLQAGKQADIVLLKRQRGEFPLTDSESQTRIASERLIAVSVCKRGKWTACQPGAKYPAYE